From the Serratia nematodiphila DZ0503SBS1 genome, one window contains:
- a CDS encoding dihydroxyacetone kinase subunit DhaK produces MNRIINDPDHVVEDAIQGYRLAHPNYYAATDNARVLKYPPAPIAGKVGIVTGGGSGHEPAFLGYVGKNMLDAVAIGEIFSSPTAGAFLDAFKAADSGAGVACLYGNYAGDNMNVKMAIKKATAAGIRVKTVVANDDVASAPASEIDKRRGVAGEILMWKVGAAAAAKGYDLDGVIGAAQKAIDRCRSIGVGLSSCTIPAVGKPNFHIEDGKMEIGIGHHGEPGIEVSPIQSASAMAGTMLDFVLNDMPLEQGQEVALLISGLGATPVMELYIYYAEIERRLTAKGVRVHRRYVGNYFTSLEMMGVTLTLMTLDDELKTLLDMPAQSLGLTQVE; encoded by the coding sequence ATGAACAGAATCATTAACGATCCCGATCACGTAGTGGAAGACGCCATTCAGGGCTACAGGCTGGCCCACCCGAACTATTATGCCGCCACCGACAATGCGCGGGTGTTGAAATATCCGCCTGCGCCGATCGCCGGCAAAGTGGGCATCGTCACCGGCGGCGGTTCCGGCCACGAGCCGGCGTTCCTGGGGTATGTCGGCAAAAACATGTTGGATGCCGTCGCGATTGGCGAGATTTTTTCATCGCCTACGGCGGGGGCTTTTCTCGACGCTTTCAAGGCGGCGGACAGCGGTGCGGGCGTCGCTTGCCTGTACGGCAACTACGCTGGCGACAACATGAACGTCAAGATGGCGATCAAGAAGGCCACGGCGGCCGGCATACGGGTGAAAACCGTGGTGGCCAACGATGATGTCGCCTCGGCGCCGGCCAGTGAGATCGATAAACGGCGCGGCGTGGCCGGCGAAATTCTGATGTGGAAGGTCGGCGCGGCGGCGGCGGCCAAGGGATACGATCTGGACGGCGTGATCGGCGCGGCGCAAAAGGCCATCGACCGGTGTCGTTCGATCGGCGTCGGCCTCAGTTCCTGCACCATTCCCGCGGTCGGCAAACCCAATTTTCATATCGAAGACGGCAAGATGGAGATCGGCATCGGCCATCACGGCGAACCGGGCATTGAGGTATCGCCGATCCAATCGGCGTCGGCGATGGCCGGCACCATGCTCGATTTCGTGCTCAACGACATGCCGCTGGAACAGGGGCAGGAGGTGGCGTTGCTGATCTCCGGGCTTGGCGCCACGCCGGTGATGGAGCTGTATATCTATTATGCCGAAATAGAGCGTCGGTTGACGGCGAAAGGCGTGCGGGTGCATCGGCGCTACGTCGGCAATTACTTCACGTCGCTGGAAATGATGGGCGTGACGCTGACGCTGATGACGCTGGATGACGAACTGAAAACGCTGCTGGACATGCCGGCGCAATCTTTAGGCTTAACCCAGGTGGAGTGA
- the dhaL gene encoding dihydroxyacetone kinase subunit DhaL, translated as MTEQISTRYGSEIVTGLIETIVSNREYLSEIDGAIGDGDHGINMSKGFAMCGDAIRGRELTLAQAFDAVSDALMEGIGGSMGPLYGSLFMGMAESVRERSVLDKQAFLAMLHGGLRELQDISSAGVGDKCLMDTLIPAVAALEQAVGRGDDFAAALEQMKIAAERGRDSTRELVAKIGRASRLGERSRGVLDAGAVSCCLLLTRLADEVEQRLNTVAA; from the coding sequence ATGACGGAACAAATTTCAACCCGGTACGGCAGTGAGATCGTTACGGGGCTGATAGAAACCATTGTCAGCAACCGCGAGTATCTGAGCGAAATCGACGGCGCCATCGGCGACGGTGACCACGGCATTAATATGTCGAAGGGATTCGCGATGTGCGGCGATGCCATTCGCGGCCGCGAGCTCACGCTGGCGCAGGCGTTCGATGCGGTATCGGATGCGCTGATGGAGGGCATCGGCGGTTCGATGGGGCCGCTGTACGGCAGCCTGTTCATGGGCATGGCGGAGAGCGTCCGTGAGCGCAGCGTGCTGGACAAGCAGGCATTTTTGGCGATGTTGCACGGCGGGTTGCGCGAACTGCAGGACATCAGCAGCGCGGGCGTGGGCGACAAGTGTCTGATGGATACGCTGATACCGGCGGTGGCGGCACTTGAGCAGGCGGTGGGACGCGGTGACGACTTCGCCGCTGCGCTGGAACAAATGAAAATCGCCGCAGAGCGCGGGCGGGACTCCACCCGCGAGCTGGTGGCGAAAATCGGCCGCGCCAGCCGTCTGGGCGAGCGTTCGCGCGGCGTACTGGACGCCGGCGCGGTATCTTGCTGCCTGCTCTTGACCCGATTGGCGGACGAGGTGGAGCAACGACTGAATACCGTTGCCGCCTGA
- a CDS encoding sugar-binding transcriptional regulator has protein sequence MEKQTVSQDNELLTEIAVAYYQDEITQEEIAKKFGISRIKVGRLLKRAKEEGIVEINVRYHPVFSTRLEQQMMERFPISRALIALDHQDEEEQRRQVAALVSNYLAMSLKDDMVLAVGQGRNVAAIADHVGSVTERNCKFICGIGGTHRPGDAINADHISRRLAKKFGGSSETLYAPAYVENRALKDAFMQNGTIKETLDRARKADVALVGIGDMNENSYMVKLGWFTPHEIIDASLNQGVIGDIAGYDFFNAQGQHVDTVMNDRVIGLSIDELRKIPCVIAIASENTKALAILGALRTGAIDIIATSALNVRTILNMSQ, from the coding sequence ATGGAAAAACAAACTGTGTCCCAGGATAACGAACTGCTGACCGAAATCGCCGTTGCTTATTATCAGGATGAGATCACGCAGGAAGAGATCGCCAAAAAGTTCGGTATCTCACGGATCAAAGTCGGTCGTTTGCTCAAGCGCGCCAAGGAAGAAGGCATCGTCGAGATCAACGTGCGTTATCACCCGGTATTCAGCACCCGGCTGGAACAGCAGATGATGGAGCGTTTTCCCATCAGCCGCGCGTTGATCGCGCTCGACCATCAGGACGAAGAGGAACAGCGTCGGCAGGTGGCGGCGCTGGTGTCCAATTATCTGGCGATGTCGCTGAAAGACGATATGGTGTTGGCGGTCGGCCAGGGACGCAACGTGGCGGCGATCGCCGATCATGTCGGCAGCGTGACGGAACGCAACTGCAAGTTCATCTGCGGCATCGGCGGCACCCACCGTCCGGGCGACGCGATCAACGCCGACCATATCAGCCGGCGTCTGGCGAAGAAGTTCGGCGGCAGCAGCGAGACGCTCTATGCGCCGGCCTACGTCGAAAATCGCGCGCTGAAAGACGCCTTCATGCAGAACGGCACGATCAAGGAAACGCTGGATCGTGCGCGTAAGGCCGATGTGGCGTTAGTCGGCATTGGCGACATGAATGAAAACAGTTATATGGTGAAATTGGGGTGGTTTACGCCGCACGAGATTATCGACGCCAGCCTTAATCAGGGCGTGATCGGCGACATTGCCGGCTATGACTTTTTCAATGCTCAGGGGCAGCATGTCGACACGGTGATGAATGACAGAGTGATCGGGCTGAGCATTGATGAGCTGCGCAAAATCCCTTGCGTGATCGCCATTGCTTCCGAGAATACCAAGGCGTTGGCGATTTTGGGCGCTTTGCGCACCGGCGCCATCGACATTATCGCCACCAGCGCGCTCAATGTGCGCACTATCCTCAACATGTCGCAATAG
- a CDS encoding lytic polysaccharide monooxygenase, translating to MNKTSRTLLSLGLLSAAMFGVSQQANAHGYVESPASRAYQCKLQLNTQCGSVQYEPQSVEGLKGFPQAGPADGHIASADKSTFFELDQQTPTRWNKLNLKTGPNSFTWKLTARHSTTSWRYFITKPNWDASQPLTRASFDLTPFCQFNDGGAIPAAQVTHQCNIPADRSGSHVILAVWDIADTANAFYQAIDVNLSK from the coding sequence ATGAACAAAACTTCCCGTACCCTGCTCTCTCTGGGCTTGCTGAGCGCGGCCATGTTCGGCGTTTCGCAACAGGCGAATGCTCACGGTTATGTCGAATCGCCGGCCAGCCGCGCCTACCAGTGCAAACTGCAGCTCAACACGCAGTGCGGCAGCGTGCAGTACGAACCGCAGAGCGTCGAAGGCCTGAAAGGCTTCCCGCAGGCCGGCCCGGCTGACGGCCATATCGCCAGCGCCGACAAGTCCACCTTCTTCGAACTGGATCAGCAAACGCCGACGCGCTGGAACAAGCTCAACCTGAAAACCGGCCCGAACTCCTTTACCTGGAAGCTGACCGCCCGTCACAGCACCACCAGCTGGCGCTATTTCATCACCAAGCCGAACTGGGACGCTTCGCAGCCGCTGACCCGCGCTTCCTTTGACCTGACGCCGTTCTGCCAGTTCAACGACGGCGGCGCCATCCCTGCCGCACAGGTCACCCACCAGTGCAACATACCGGCAGATCGCAGCGGTTCGCACGTGATCCTTGCCGTGTGGGACATAGCCGACACCGCTAACGCCTTCTATCAGGCGATCGACGTCAACCTGAGCAAATAA
- a CDS encoding LysR family transcriptional regulator gives MTRLSLDAIKIISTIKNTGSFSMAAEALHKTPSAISYRVSNIESKLCVKLFHRNGPMITLTDEGEFLLQEGSWILNAVQDLESRVRNIPKLDNNIRLAVDTFFPLETLTQDIRDYIQHCPNANISVQREALNGTWDALKNNRADLIIAIGQIPDSVQAKTLMLGKLNFVLCVSPSHPFAAQRKPVCKKQRLNDIVVAIADSSHELPKRNHGTLPLQRQLVVCDVESNLALLKRGIGHAFLPPALIEKELASGELVTVPVEMQKGDEMIWLAWHPASKGAGFNWWHERLTRKSDVYSLMGREVVRDGGYPWCHN, from the coding sequence ATGACTAGATTATCCCTGGACGCGATTAAAATAATCAGCACCATCAAGAACACCGGATCTTTCTCTATGGCGGCGGAGGCGCTGCATAAAACGCCTTCGGCGATCTCTTATCGGGTTTCCAATATTGAAAGCAAACTCTGCGTGAAACTTTTTCATCGCAATGGCCCCATGATTACCCTGACGGATGAAGGGGAATTTCTCCTGCAGGAAGGCAGTTGGATTTTAAATGCGGTGCAGGATCTGGAAAGCCGGGTGCGCAACATCCCCAAGCTGGACAATAATATCCGCCTGGCGGTAGATACCTTCTTCCCGCTGGAAACGCTGACGCAGGATATCCGCGACTATATTCAACATTGCCCGAACGCCAATATCTCGGTGCAGCGGGAAGCGTTGAACGGCACCTGGGATGCGCTGAAGAACAATCGGGCGGATCTGATCATCGCCATCGGCCAAATCCCCGACAGCGTGCAGGCCAAAACCCTGATGCTCGGCAAGCTCAATTTCGTGCTGTGCGTATCGCCTTCCCACCCATTCGCGGCGCAGAGAAAGCCGGTATGCAAGAAGCAGCGGTTGAACGACATCGTGGTCGCGATCGCCGACAGCAGCCATGAGCTGCCCAAGCGCAATCACGGTACGCTGCCTTTGCAGCGTCAACTGGTGGTGTGTGATGTGGAAAGCAACCTGGCGCTGCTCAAGCGCGGCATCGGCCACGCTTTTCTGCCGCCTGCGCTGATCGAAAAGGAACTGGCCAGCGGCGAACTGGTGACGGTGCCGGTGGAGATGCAAAAGGGCGACGAAATGATTTGGCTGGCGTGGCACCCGGCCAGCAAGGGCGCCGGGTTTAACTGGTGGCATGAGCGGCTGACGCGCAAAAGCGATGTCTACAGCCTGATGGGCCGCGAAGTGGTGCGGGATGGCGGTTATCCATGGTGCCACAACTGA
- a CDS encoding glycosyl hydrolase family 18 protein: MSTRKAVIGYYFIPTNQINNYTESDTSIVPFPVSNITPAKAKQLTHINFSFLDINSNLECAWDPATNDAKARDVVNRLTALKAHNPSLRIMFSIGGWYYSNDLGVSHANYVNAVKTPASRAKFAQSCVRIMKDYGFDGVDIDWEYPQAAEVDGFIAALQEIRTLLNQQTVADGRQALPYQLTIAGAGGAFFLSRYYSKLAQIVAPLDYINLMTYDLAGPWEKVTNHQAALFGDAAGPTFYNALREANLGWSWEELTRAFPSPFSLTVDAAVQQHLMMEGVPSAKIVMGVPFYGRAFKGVSGGNGGQYSSHSTPGEDPYPSTDYWLVGCEECVRDKDPRIASYRQLEQMLQGNYGYQRLWNDKTKTPYLYHAQNGLFVTYDDAESFKYKAKYIKQQQLGGVMFWHLGQDNRNGDLLAALDRYFNAADYDDSQLDMGTGLRYTGVGPGNLPIMTAPAYVPGTTYAQGALVSYQGYVWQTKWGYITSAPGSDSAWLKVGRVA; encoded by the coding sequence ATGTCCACACGCAAAGCCGTTATTGGGTATTATTTTATTCCAACCAACCAAATCAATAATTACACCGAGTCCGATACCTCTATCGTGCCGTTCCCGGTTTCCAACATCACGCCGGCCAAAGCCAAACAGCTGACGCACATTAACTTCTCGTTCCTGGATATCAACAGCAACCTGGAATGCGCCTGGGATCCGGCCACCAACGACGCCAAGGCGCGCGATGTGGTCAACCGTTTGACCGCGCTCAAAGCGCATAACCCCAGCCTGCGCATCATGTTCTCCATCGGCGGCTGGTACTACTCCAACGATCTGGGCGTGTCGCACGCCAACTACGTCAACGCGGTGAAAACCCCGGCGTCGCGCGCCAAGTTCGCCCAATCCTGCGTGCGCATCATGAAGGATTACGGCTTCGACGGCGTGGACATCGACTGGGAATACCCGCAAGCGGCGGAAGTGGACGGTTTCATCGCCGCGCTGCAAGAGATCCGCACCCTGCTGAATCAGCAAACCGTCGCCGACGGCCGCCAGGCGTTGCCGTACCAGTTGACCATCGCCGGCGCCGGCGGCGCCTTCTTCCTGTCGCGCTATTACAGCAAGCTGGCGCAGATCGTCGCGCCGCTCGATTACATCAACCTGATGACCTACGATCTGGCCGGCCCCTGGGAGAAGGTAACCAACCACCAGGCGGCGCTGTTCGGCGACGCGGCCGGGCCGACCTTCTACAACGCGCTGCGCGAAGCCAATCTGGGCTGGAGCTGGGAAGAGCTGACCCGCGCCTTCCCCAGCCCGTTCAGCCTGACGGTCGACGCCGCGGTGCAGCAGCACCTGATGATGGAAGGCGTGCCGAGCGCCAAAATCGTCATGGGCGTGCCCTTCTACGGCCGCGCCTTCAAGGGCGTCAGCGGCGGCAACGGCGGGCAATACAGCAGCCACAGCACGCCGGGCGAAGATCCGTATCCGAGCACCGACTACTGGCTGGTGGGCTGCGAAGAGTGCGTGCGCGACAAGGATCCGCGCATCGCCTCCTATCGCCAGTTGGAGCAGATGCTGCAGGGCAACTACGGCTATCAGCGGTTGTGGAACGACAAGACCAAAACCCCTTATCTGTATCATGCGCAGAACGGGCTGTTCGTCACCTATGACGATGCCGAGAGCTTCAAATACAAAGCGAAGTACATCAAGCAGCAGCAGCTGGGCGGCGTGATGTTCTGGCATCTGGGGCAAGACAACCGCAACGGCGATCTGCTGGCCGCGCTGGATCGCTATTTCAACGCCGCGGACTACGACGACAGCCAGCTGGATATGGGCACCGGGCTGCGCTACACCGGCGTCGGCCCCGGCAACCTGCCTATCATGACCGCGCCGGCCTATGTGCCGGGCACCACTTACGCGCAGGGCGCGCTGGTGTCCTACCAGGGCTACGTCTGGCAGACCAAGTGGGGTTACATCACCTCTGCGCCGGGTTCAGACAGCGCCTGGCTGAAAGTGGGCCGCGTGGCGTAA
- a CDS encoding phage holin, lambda family produces MSSIEPDAVGLIVQRVCEYLQPVLNAILAGVMALLHGAYRNVGIRRRLLNAAMCALLAWTVRDALALMGLELKWANLASVLIGFMGADYINALIKKFIGKKTGFKNVK; encoded by the coding sequence ATGTCCAGCATAGAGCCTGACGCTGTTGGCTTAATAGTCCAGCGAGTATGTGAATATCTTCAGCCGGTATTGAACGCCATTCTGGCCGGCGTGATGGCGCTATTACATGGCGCCTACCGCAACGTGGGCATTCGGCGACGCTTATTGAATGCGGCGATGTGCGCGTTATTGGCCTGGACGGTGCGCGATGCGCTGGCGTTGATGGGCCTGGAATTAAAGTGGGCGAATTTGGCCAGCGTACTGATTGGTTTTATGGGGGCGGATTACATCAACGCCTTAATTAAAAAATTCATCGGCAAAAAGACGGGGTTTAAAAATGTTAAATGA
- a CDS encoding M15 family metallopeptidase has product MLNDIEEIRFTARSEENLRGVHPDLVRVIRLALRYSLVPFSVSEGLRSMARQREMVRAGSSQTLRSRHLTGHAVDVVAMPAGVVSWEWDYYAQIAVAVRRAARECGINVEWGGEWKTLKDGPHFQLAFRDYPA; this is encoded by the coding sequence ATGTTAAATGACATCGAAGAGATTCGTTTTACCGCCCGCAGCGAAGAGAACCTGCGCGGCGTGCACCCGGATCTGGTGCGCGTTATTCGCCTGGCGCTGCGTTATTCGCTGGTGCCGTTTTCCGTCAGCGAGGGGCTGCGCAGCATGGCGCGCCAGCGGGAAATGGTGCGCGCCGGCAGCAGCCAAACGCTGCGCAGTCGCCACCTGACCGGGCACGCGGTGGACGTGGTGGCGATGCCGGCGGGCGTGGTCTCCTGGGAGTGGGATTACTACGCGCAGATTGCGGTGGCGGTGCGGCGAGCGGCGCGTGAATGCGGCATCAACGTCGAATGGGGCGGCGAATGGAAAACTCTCAAGGACGGCCCGCACTTCCAGCTGGCGTTTCGGGACTACCCGGCATGA
- a CDS encoding DUF2570 family protein, which yields MSGWLQKLMQGGLLLLLLAAICLGGYSSLLSHQLASARQQAAELQKSLAQQAGLIATLQTQDAQNRALMAAQQRQEQQLRQQHEAYQRKYREAIKNDPCAARPLPGTVLELLRPATGAAGHAAVAP from the coding sequence ATGAGCGGCTGGCTGCAGAAACTGATGCAGGGCGGGTTGCTGCTGCTGTTGCTGGCGGCCATCTGCCTCGGCGGCTACAGCTCGCTGTTGTCGCACCAGTTGGCGTCCGCGCGGCAACAGGCGGCGGAATTGCAAAAAAGCCTGGCGCAGCAGGCGGGGCTTATCGCCACCTTGCAGACACAGGACGCGCAAAACCGCGCGCTGATGGCGGCGCAGCAGCGGCAGGAACAGCAGCTGCGCCAGCAACACGAGGCTTATCAGAGGAAATACCGTGAAGCGATTAAAAACGATCCCTGCGCCGCTCGGCCTCTGCCTGGCACTGTGCTTGAGCTCCTGCGCCCGGCCACCGGCGCCGCAGGCCATGCCGCTGTTGCCCCCTGA
- the lysC gene encoding Rz1-like lysis system protein LysC, with product MPLLPPESVFAPCEQPQLQGETWGDAVSYALALQTSLHICAGQVETLNAWRATLPPR from the coding sequence ATGCCGCTGTTGCCCCCTGAGTCGGTGTTCGCGCCCTGTGAGCAGCCGCAGTTGCAGGGGGAGACCTGGGGCGATGCGGTGAGCTATGCCCTGGCGTTACAAACCTCGTTACACATTTGCGCCGGCCAGGTGGAGACGCTCAACGCCTGGCGCGCCACGCTGCCGCCGCGCTGA
- the maeB gene encoding NADP-dependent oxaloacetate-decarboxylating malate dehydrogenase translates to MDEQLKQSALDFHQFPVPGKIQVSPTKPLATQRDLALAYSPGVAAPCLEIAEDPLAAYKYTARGNLVAVISNGTAVLGLGNIGALAGKPVMEGKGVLFKKFSGIDVFDIEVDEHNPDKLIDIIAALEPTFGGINLEDIKAPECFYIEQKLRERMKIPVFHDDQHGTAIITTAAVLNGLRVVKKNISDVRLVVSGAGAASIACLNLLVALGLRQQNITVCDSKGVIYKGRDANMEQTKAAYAIEDNGQRTLGDAIPNADIFLGCSGPGVLTQDMVKTMARDPLIMALANPEPEILPPLAKAVRPDAIICTGRSDYPNQVNNVLCFPFIFRGALDVGATTINEEMKLACVHAIADLALAEQSDVVASAYDDQDLSFGPEYIIPKPFDPRLIVKIAPAVAKAAMDSGVATRPIEDFDAYVEKLAEFVYKTNLFMKPIFSQARKEMKRVVLAEGEEERVLHATQELVSQGLAFPILVGRPSVIEMRLKKLGLQLTPGKDFEVVNNESDPRFNEYWGEYYQIMKRRGVSQEQARRAVIGNPTLIAAIMLHRGEADAMICGTIGSYHEHYDVVKNVFGFREGAHVAGAMNALLLPSGNTFIADTYVNDDPTPEQLAEITLMAAETVRRFGIEPKVALLSHSSFGSSDCPAARKMRKTLELVNELAPELEIDGEMHGDAALVESIRHDLMPDSPLKGSANLLIMPNMEAARISYNLLRVSCSEGVTVGPVLMGVAKPVHILTPIASVRRIVNMVALAVVEAQTEPL, encoded by the coding sequence ATGGACGAACAGCTCAAACAGAGTGCCCTTGATTTCCATCAGTTTCCTGTCCCAGGGAAGATCCAGGTTTCCCCTACCAAACCGTTGGCGACTCAGCGCGATCTGGCGCTGGCCTATTCGCCGGGCGTCGCCGCGCCTTGCCTCGAGATCGCCGAAGATCCGCTGGCGGCCTACAAATACACCGCGCGCGGCAATCTGGTGGCGGTGATTTCCAACGGCACGGCGGTACTGGGGCTGGGCAATATCGGCGCGTTGGCCGGTAAGCCGGTGATGGAAGGCAAGGGCGTTTTGTTCAAGAAGTTTTCCGGTATCGATGTATTTGATATCGAAGTGGATGAGCATAACCCTGACAAATTAATCGACATTATCGCCGCGCTGGAACCGACCTTCGGCGGCATCAACCTGGAAGACATCAAGGCGCCGGAGTGTTTCTACATCGAACAGAAACTGCGTGAGCGCATGAAGATCCCGGTGTTCCACGACGACCAGCACGGCACGGCGATCATTACCACCGCCGCGGTGCTCAACGGCCTGCGCGTGGTGAAGAAGAACATCTCCGACGTGCGTTTGGTGGTGTCCGGCGCCGGCGCGGCGTCCATCGCCTGCCTGAACCTGCTGGTGGCGCTGGGGCTGCGTCAGCAGAACATCACCGTCTGCGACTCGAAGGGCGTCATCTATAAAGGCCGCGACGCCAACATGGAGCAGACCAAGGCCGCCTACGCCATCGAGGATAACGGCCAGCGCACGTTGGGCGACGCCATCCCGAACGCCGACATCTTCCTCGGCTGCTCCGGCCCGGGCGTCCTGACGCAGGATATGGTGAAAACCATGGCGCGCGATCCGCTGATCATGGCGCTGGCCAACCCGGAACCGGAAATTCTGCCGCCGCTGGCCAAAGCGGTGCGCCCGGACGCCATCATCTGTACCGGCCGTTCCGACTACCCGAACCAGGTGAACAACGTCCTGTGCTTCCCGTTCATTTTCCGCGGCGCGCTGGACGTGGGCGCCACCACCATCAACGAAGAGATGAAGCTGGCCTGCGTGCACGCCATCGCCGATCTGGCGCTGGCGGAGCAGAGCGACGTGGTGGCTTCCGCGTATGACGATCAGGATCTCTCCTTCGGGCCGGAATACATCATTCCGAAACCGTTCGATCCGCGTCTGATCGTCAAGATCGCGCCGGCGGTGGCCAAGGCGGCGATGGATTCCGGCGTGGCGACGCGCCCGATCGAAGACTTCGACGCCTATGTGGAGAAGCTGGCGGAGTTCGTCTACAAAACCAACCTGTTCATGAAACCGATCTTCTCGCAGGCGCGCAAAGAGATGAAGCGGGTGGTGCTGGCGGAAGGCGAGGAAGAGCGCGTGCTGCACGCCACGCAGGAGCTGGTGTCGCAGGGGCTGGCCTTCCCGATCCTGGTCGGCCGGCCGAGCGTGATCGAGATGCGCCTGAAAAAGCTGGGCCTGCAGCTGACGCCGGGCAAAGATTTCGAAGTGGTGAACAACGAGTCGGATCCGCGCTTCAACGAATACTGGGGCGAGTACTACCAGATCATGAAACGCCGCGGCGTTTCGCAAGAGCAGGCGCGCCGCGCGGTGATCGGCAACCCGACGCTGATCGCCGCCATCATGCTGCACCGCGGCGAAGCGGATGCGATGATCTGCGGCACCATCGGCAGCTACCACGAGCATTACGACGTGGTGAAGAACGTGTTCGGCTTCCGTGAAGGCGCGCACGTCGCCGGCGCGATGAACGCGCTGCTGCTGCCGAGCGGCAACACCTTTATCGCCGACACCTACGTCAACGACGATCCGACGCCGGAGCAGCTGGCGGAGATCACCCTGATGGCGGCGGAAACCGTGCGCCGCTTCGGCATCGAACCGAAGGTGGCGCTGCTGTCTCACTCCAGCTTCGGCTCGTCTGATTGCCCGGCGGCGCGCAAGATGCGCAAAACGCTGGAGTTGGTGAACGAGCTGGCGCCGGAGCTGGAGATCGACGGCGAAATGCACGGCGACGCCGCGCTGGTGGAAAGCATCCGTCACGATCTGATGCCGGACAGCCCGCTGAAAGGTTCGGCCAACCTGCTGATCATGCCGAACATGGAAGCGGCGCGCATCAGTTACAACCTGCTGCGCGTCTCCTGCTCGGAAGGGGTGACCGTCGGGCCGGTGCTGATGGGGGTCGCCAAGCCGGTGCACATCCTGACGCCGATCGCCTCGGTGCGCCGCATCGTCAACATGGTGGCGCTGGCGGTGGTGGAAGCCCAGACCGAACCGCTGTAA
- the mmuM gene encoding homocysteine S-methyltransferase has translation MSVNNPVARLLAEQPTLILDGALATELEARGCDLTDPLWSAKVLIENPELIYQVHLDYFNAGAQCAITASYQATPQGFLRRGLDQDRSLALIAKSVQLAQRARHDYLAEHPQAAPLLIAGSVGPYGAYLADGSEYRGDYQLAQDDFIAFHRPRLAALAAAGVDLLACETLPSFAELQALLTLQQEFPTLGAWFAFTLRDSQHLSDGTPLTEVMSALRGNPQVLAIGINCIALDKVAPALRQLSALADKPLLVYPNSGEHYDAVSKTWHACGGEHGSLADQATEWRTLGAQLIGGCCRTTPQDIRAIAARCKA, from the coding sequence ATGTCGGTTAACAACCCCGTCGCCCGCCTGCTGGCCGAACAGCCGACGCTGATCCTGGACGGCGCGCTGGCCACCGAACTGGAAGCGCGCGGCTGCGATCTGACCGATCCGCTGTGGTCGGCCAAGGTGCTGATTGAAAATCCCGAGCTTATCTATCAGGTGCATCTCGATTATTTCAACGCCGGCGCTCAATGCGCCATCACCGCCAGCTATCAGGCCACGCCGCAGGGCTTCTTGCGTCGCGGCCTGGATCAGGATCGGTCGCTGGCGCTGATCGCCAAAAGCGTGCAGCTGGCGCAACGCGCGCGCCACGATTATCTGGCCGAACACCCGCAGGCCGCGCCGCTGCTGATCGCCGGTTCTGTAGGCCCGTACGGCGCCTATCTGGCCGACGGCTCGGAATACCGCGGCGACTATCAGCTGGCGCAGGATGACTTCATTGCCTTCCACCGCCCGCGCCTCGCCGCGCTGGCCGCCGCCGGCGTCGATCTGCTGGCCTGCGAAACGCTGCCGTCGTTCGCTGAACTGCAGGCGCTGCTGACGCTGCAGCAGGAGTTCCCGACGCTCGGCGCCTGGTTCGCCTTCACCCTGCGCGACAGCCAACACCTCAGTGACGGCACGCCGCTGACGGAGGTCATGTCCGCACTGCGCGGCAACCCGCAGGTGCTGGCCATCGGCATCAACTGCATCGCGCTGGACAAGGTCGCCCCGGCGCTGCGTCAGCTGAGCGCGCTGGCCGACAAACCGCTGTTGGTCTACCCGAACTCCGGGGAGCATTACGATGCAGTCAGCAAAACCTGGCACGCCTGCGGCGGCGAACACGGCAGCCTGGCCGATCAGGCGACGGAGTGGCGCACGCTCGGCGCGCAATTGATCGGCGGCTGTTGCCGCACCACCCCGCAGGATATTCGCGCCATCGCCGCGCGCTGTAAGGCATAA